In a single window of the Amia ocellicauda isolate fAmiCal2 chromosome 20, fAmiCal2.hap1, whole genome shotgun sequence genome:
- the LOC136716047 gene encoding fatty acid-binding protein, intestinal, with amino-acid sequence MAFNGTWAEYRNENFKEFLEVLGVDVAKLGDFKNFNLELTMKQEGDHFTMIEKSAFRTKETSWTMGQEFQGDLADGSVMKGTYTLETPNRFVGMFTRVSDGKEMVNSREVDGDEMLQTTTFDGVQMKRYFKKEK; translated from the exons ATGGCTTTTAATGGCACCTGGGCAGAATACCGAAATGAAAACTTTAAAGAATTTTTGGAGGTGTTAG GAGTGGATGTAGCAAAACTgggagattttaaaaatttcaACCTGGAGCTCACGATGAAACAGGAGGGGGACCATTTCACCATGATCGAGAAGAGTGCTTTTCGAACCAAGGAGACCAGCTGGACGATGGGTCAAGAGTTCCAGGGCGATCTCGCTGATGGATCTGTGATGAAG GGGACCTACACTTTGGAAACACCCAATCGCTTTGTTGGAATGTTCACCAGGGTTTCTGATGGCAAGGAGATGGTGAACAGCAGAGAGGTGGATGGAGATGAGATGCTTCAG ACAACCACATTTGATGGGGTGCAAATGAAAAGGTACTTCAAAAAAGAGAAATAG